The genome window ATGACTGAGCGTATTTTGTTTTATACGGGTAAAAATCATAAGATTGGTGAAACCCATGACGGTGCTTCTACGATGGATTGGATGGAGCAAGAGCAAGAGCGAGGCATTACTATTACGTCTGCTGCAACAACGACTTTTTGGCAAGGTCCTGATGGTCGGAAGAGACGTTTTAATATTATTGATACACCTGGACACGTTGATTTTACGATTGAAGTTGAGCGTTCTTTGCGTGTTCTTGATGGGGCTATTGCATTGTTAGATGCTAACGCTGGTGTAGAGCCTCAAACGGAAACTGTTTGGCGGCAGGCTGAAAAATACCACGTTCCACGTATGGTTTTTGTTAATAAAATGGATAAAATCGGAGCCGATTTTTATCGTAGTGTGGAGATGGTTGGTTCGAGATTAGGAGCCAAGGCGCTTGTTGTTCAATTGCCTATAGGTTCTGAAAATGATTTTGAGGGCGTTGTTGATCTCATCGAAATGAAAGCTTTGGTTTGGGATGGTTCTATCGGCTCTCCGGCTAAAGTGTGTGATATTCCTGCTGAATTGGAAGAAAAGGCACGCGAGTATCGCGAGAAGTTGATTGAGATGGCTGTTGAGGTTGATGAAGCTGCTACAGAGGCTTATTTGGAGGGTGTTATGCCAACCAATGAGCAGCTTGTAGCTCTTATTCGTAAAGGGACAATAGAAGTTCAGTTTCATCCAGTTCTTTGTGGCACGGCTTTTAAAAACAAGGGAGTTCAGCCTCTTTTGGATGCGGTTGTTTCTTATCTTCCTTCTCCTGTTGATGTTCCAGCTATTAATGGTGTTGATGTTAAAACTGAAGCGGAGACTGTCCGCGAATCTTCAGATGATGCTCCACTCTCGATGCTTGCTTTTAAGATTATGAACGATCCATTTGTTGGTTCATTGACATTTTGTCGTATCTATTCCGGTAAGGTTCAGAAAGGTATTTCTCTTGAGAATACTGTAAAGGGGAAAAGGGAGCGTTTGGGTCGTATGCTTCAGATGCATTCAAATTCTCGTGAAGATATCGAGGAAGCTTTTGCCGGAGATATCGTTGCTCTTGCTGGTCTCAAAGAAACAACAACAGGTGATACTCTTTGTGATCCTTTGAAGCCTATCATCTTGGAGCGTATGGAGTTTCCTGAGCCCGTTATAGAAATTGCAATTGAACCGAAGACGAAAGCAGATCAAGAAAAAATGGGTATTGCGCTTAGTCGTTTGGCAGCAGAAGATCCCTCTTTTCGTGTTAAGTCGGATGAGGAATCTGGTCAAACAATTATTGCCGGGATGGGTGAACTTCATCTTGATATTATCGTCGATCGTATGCGGCGTGAATTTAAAGTTGAGGCCAATGTTGGGCAGCCACAGGTTGCTTATCGTGAAACGGTTACGAAGCTTGCTGAAATTGATTATACTCATAAAAAACAATCTGGTGGTGCCGGTCAGTTTGCTCGTGTTAAGATTATCTTTGAACCTCATGATGGTGATGATTTTATATTTGAATCAAAGATTGTTGGTGGTGCTGTCCCAAAAGAGTATATTCCAGGGGTTCAAAAAGGTATAGAGAGTGTTATGGGTTCAGGTCCTCTTGCGGGGTTCCCTATGCTTGGTGTGAAGGCTACCTTAGTTGATGGTGCTTATCACGATGTTGACTCTTCTGTATTGGCTTTTGAAATTGCTGCGCGTGCGGCTTTCAGGGAAGGGGCAAAAAAAGCTGGTGCACAGCTTCTTGAACCTATTATGAAGGTCGAAGTTGTAACGCCTGAGGATTATGTTGGTGACGTTATTGGTGATTTGAATTCTCGTAGAGGTCAAATTTCAGGGACAGAGGCTCGAGGTATTGCAACGGTAGTCAATGCAATGGTTCCTTTAGCAAATATGTTTGGTTATGTGAATGCGCTTCGCTCCATGAGTCAGGGGCGTGCTCAATATACGATGCAGTTTAATAATTATGAACCCGCTCCTTTAGCAGTTGCTCAGGAGATACAGAAAAAATATGCGTGATTTTGGTCGCGTATCGATTATAACTTAAGTTCTTTGTTTGGACAAAAATATGGAGAGCTCAATGGCGAAGAGCAAATTTGAACGTACGAAGCCGCATGTTAATATTGGAACGATTGGTCACGTTGATCATGGTAAGACCTCGTTGACTGCAGCGATTACGAAGTATTTTGGTGAGTTCAAAGCGTATGATCAGATTGATGCTGCGCCTGAAGAGCGGGCTCGTGGCATAACTATTTCAACTGCGCACGTTGAATATGAAACGGAGCAACGCCATTATGCGCATGTGGATTGTCCTGGTCATGCTGATTATGTAAAGAACATGATCACGGGTGCAGCTCAAATGGATGGTGCTATATTGGTTGTTTCTGCAGCGGATGGTCCGATGCCTCAGACACGTGAACATATTTTGTTGGCGCGTCAGGTGGGTGTTCCTGCGATTGTTGTTTTTTTGAATAAAGTTGA of Bartonella ancashensis contains these proteins:
- the fusA gene encoding elongation factor G; this translates as MAREYKIEDYRNFGIMAHIDAGKTTMTERILFYTGKNHKIGETHDGASTMDWMEQEQERGITITSAATTTFWQGPDGRKRRFNIIDTPGHVDFTIEVERSLRVLDGAIALLDANAGVEPQTETVWRQAEKYHVPRMVFVNKMDKIGADFYRSVEMVGSRLGAKALVVQLPIGSENDFEGVVDLIEMKALVWDGSIGSPAKVCDIPAELEEKAREYREKLIEMAVEVDEAATEAYLEGVMPTNEQLVALIRKGTIEVQFHPVLCGTAFKNKGVQPLLDAVVSYLPSPVDVPAINGVDVKTEAETVRESSDDAPLSMLAFKIMNDPFVGSLTFCRIYSGKVQKGISLENTVKGKRERLGRMLQMHSNSREDIEEAFAGDIVALAGLKETTTGDTLCDPLKPIILERMEFPEPVIEIAIEPKTKADQEKMGIALSRLAAEDPSFRVKSDEESGQTIIAGMGELHLDIIVDRMRREFKVEANVGQPQVAYRETVTKLAEIDYTHKKQSGGAGQFARVKIIFEPHDGDDFIFESKIVGGAVPKEYIPGVQKGIESVMGSGPLAGFPMLGVKATLVDGAYHDVDSSVLAFEIAARAAFREGAKKAGAQLLEPIMKVEVVTPEDYVGDVIGDLNSRRGQISGTEARGIATVVNAMVPLANMFGYVNALRSMSQGRAQYTMQFNNYEPAPLAVAQEIQKKYA